A part of Jiangella alba genomic DNA contains:
- a CDS encoding ChbG/HpnK family deacetylase: protein MTVEALGFAPSARVLIVNCDDLGLHPAVNAAVVDAVEGGIARSASLMVPPPGAADAMRLLRDRPWLSFGVHLTLIRDADNSAWGPVAARERVPSLLDPATGELYADTPAGRDRLLARARIEDVEHELRAQLETVLRAGLAPTHLDWHCLADGGRADVFELGLALAAEHGLAARAWLDDGRAAARARGRPVVDHPFVDSFALDLDDKPAGYERLLRDLPAGLSEWAVHPGLATPEWRTIEPTGWRVRATDHAFLTSARARTVLADEGITVIDYRPLQRATT from the coding sequence ATGACGGTCGAGGCGCTGGGCTTCGCTCCGTCGGCGCGCGTGCTGATCGTCAACTGCGACGACCTCGGCCTGCACCCGGCCGTCAACGCGGCGGTCGTCGACGCGGTCGAGGGCGGGATCGCCCGCTCGGCCAGCCTCATGGTGCCGCCGCCGGGCGCCGCCGACGCCATGCGGCTGCTCCGGGACCGGCCGTGGCTGTCGTTCGGCGTGCACCTCACCCTCATCCGCGACGCCGACAACTCCGCCTGGGGGCCGGTCGCTGCGCGGGAGCGGGTGCCGTCGCTGCTCGATCCGGCCACCGGCGAGCTGTACGCCGACACCCCCGCCGGCCGCGACCGGCTGCTCGCCCGCGCCCGCATCGAGGACGTCGAGCACGAGCTGCGCGCCCAGCTGGAGACCGTGCTGCGGGCCGGCCTCGCGCCGACCCACCTGGACTGGCACTGCCTCGCCGACGGCGGCCGCGCGGACGTCTTCGAGCTGGGCCTGGCACTCGCCGCGGAGCACGGCCTCGCCGCCCGTGCCTGGCTCGACGACGGGCGGGCGGCGGCGCGCGCCCGCGGCCGGCCCGTCGTCGATCACCCGTTCGTCGACAGCTTCGCTCTCGACCTCGACGACAAGCCGGCCGGGTACGAGCGGCTGCTGCGCGACCTGCCCGCCGGCCTCAGCGAATGGGCCGTCCACCCGGGGCTCGCGACCCCGGAGTGGCGGACGATCGAGCCCACCGGCTGGCGGGTGCGCGCCACCGACCACGCGTTCCTCACGTCGGCCCGCGCGCGCACCGTCCTCGCCGACGAGGGCATCACCGTCATCGACTACCGGCCGCTCCAGCGGGCTACGACGTGA
- a CDS encoding ABC transporter ATP-binding protein — translation MIRRLYRLWPEPQLLGRLWLLTATQAVLQGLLLGLLVPILDAVVRPEPDLAAATPWLWLGAAGAVVHAVLSIVATPVGFRAAGTLAAQLRRRLMRHVSTLPLGWFTAEHKARLARGVTADVGDAAQLAVTVAGPAITSTLLPATVVVVTFAVDWRMALLLCAIALAALWALLRAARIAEIAEVELERAAVGVAGRAIELGQAQPVLRAAGLADGTPRMRAALADHRDTYRDGMRRARRPFFVYTGVVNAGFVAVLALAAGLVLDERIGIAAAIALLVLAARFLEPLGNLIELIGALRAMTNKIGRIEGLLAVPALPAPSAPVRTIETADVEFDRVGFAYPGGDRPALSDVSLRCRPGTTTALVGPSGSGKTTVTRLIARFFDVDAGRVRVGGVDVRDLDPEALMDEIAIVFQDVYLFDDTVENNLRLARPNATWAELADAAAAARLDEVVERLPGGWQTRVGEAGAQLSGGERQRVAIARAMLKRARIVLVDEASSALDPENEAAVTQAIANLGADPGRTVIVIAHRPATLAAADHVVALDDGRVVEAGTPAQLLGTDGVFARISRQNERTRHWRIAARG, via the coding sequence ATGATCCGCCGGCTGTACCGGTTGTGGCCGGAGCCGCAGCTGCTGGGACGGTTGTGGCTGCTCACCGCCACGCAGGCCGTCCTGCAAGGACTGCTGCTCGGCCTGCTGGTCCCGATCCTGGACGCCGTCGTCCGGCCCGAGCCCGACCTCGCCGCGGCGACGCCCTGGCTGTGGCTCGGGGCCGCCGGCGCGGTCGTCCACGCGGTGCTGAGCATCGTCGCGACGCCGGTGGGGTTCCGGGCCGCGGGGACGCTCGCGGCGCAGCTGCGGCGGCGGCTGATGCGGCACGTCAGCACACTGCCGCTGGGCTGGTTCACCGCCGAGCACAAGGCGCGGCTCGCGCGCGGCGTCACGGCCGACGTCGGCGACGCGGCGCAGCTGGCCGTGACGGTCGCCGGGCCGGCCATCACGTCGACGCTGCTGCCCGCGACGGTCGTCGTCGTGACGTTCGCGGTCGACTGGCGGATGGCGCTGCTGCTGTGCGCCATCGCGCTGGCCGCCCTGTGGGCGCTCCTGCGGGCCGCACGCATCGCCGAGATCGCCGAGGTCGAGCTGGAGCGGGCCGCCGTCGGGGTGGCCGGGCGGGCGATCGAGCTGGGTCAGGCGCAGCCGGTGCTGCGCGCGGCCGGCCTCGCCGACGGCACGCCGCGGATGCGGGCCGCGCTGGCCGACCACCGCGACACCTACCGCGACGGCATGCGACGCGCGCGGCGGCCGTTCTTCGTCTACACCGGCGTCGTCAACGCCGGGTTCGTCGCCGTGCTCGCGCTGGCCGCCGGTCTCGTCCTCGACGAGCGCATCGGGATCGCCGCGGCCATCGCGCTGCTCGTGCTGGCCGCCCGGTTCCTGGAGCCGCTCGGCAACCTCATCGAGCTGATCGGCGCCCTGCGCGCGATGACGAACAAGATCGGGCGGATCGAAGGGCTGCTGGCCGTGCCCGCGCTGCCGGCGCCGTCCGCACCGGTGCGCACGATCGAGACCGCCGACGTCGAGTTCGACCGGGTCGGGTTCGCCTACCCGGGCGGCGACCGGCCGGCGCTGAGCGACGTGTCGCTGCGCTGCCGGCCCGGCACCACCACGGCGCTGGTCGGGCCGTCCGGCTCCGGCAAGACGACGGTCACCCGGCTGATCGCCCGCTTCTTCGACGTCGACGCCGGTCGGGTGCGCGTCGGCGGGGTGGACGTCCGCGACCTCGACCCGGAGGCGCTGATGGACGAGATCGCCATCGTCTTCCAGGACGTCTACCTGTTCGACGACACCGTCGAGAACAACCTGCGGCTGGCCCGCCCGAACGCGACCTGGGCCGAGCTGGCGGACGCGGCCGCGGCGGCGCGGCTGGACGAGGTGGTCGAGCGGCTCCCCGGCGGCTGGCAGACCCGCGTCGGTGAGGCCGGCGCCCAGCTGTCCGGCGGCGAACGGCAGCGCGTCGCGATCGCCCGGGCGATGCTCAAGCGGGCCCGCATCGTGCTCGTCGACGAGGCCAGCTCGGCGCTCGACCCGGAGAACGAGGCCGCGGTCACCCAGGCCATCGCCAACCTCGGCGCCGACCCCGGCCGCACCGTGATCGTCATCGCGCACCGCCCCGCCACGCTCGCCGCGGCCGACCACGTCGTCGCGCTCGACGACGGCCGCGTGGTCGAGGCGGGCACGCCGGCGCAGCTGCTCGGGACGGACGGGGTGTTCGCGCGGATCAGTCGCCAGAACGAGCGGACGCGGCACTGGCGCATCGCGGCGCGCGGCTGA
- a CDS encoding ABC transporter substrate-binding protein, which translates to MTIDAARSRPARVLIQRATLGTALVVALGACGFVNSGDDDSTEEGGSGGSLTAYVNTEQNTGLAPLIEAYEEETGGTVDISSATTDELNQQLRVQLTSGTAADLIRVSPGNSSPVAVGVLGREGELTDLSDAAWTDELGDDTRALAEVDGQVLAFPVSRNAIVMAYNRQVFEDAGVEVPTTWQEFVDACAALDAAGVTPVAAPFQGGIFFQFWVYALAGTLVYAENPDIDAQLAAGETTFAENAEWNEVFARIAELRDAGYLSDGMLGIPADQGMQSVATGDAAMVLMVSAGLPQLHGYSEAGADAFGVFALPANDDAEATMVPVAPDFLAVNAAADPEAARGFLDFLAEPENVAAYANEMGVLPGLATDVELDSDVLAPIQPLLADGRSVAYANYLWPNGDVQQTMLQSGQEWLDGALDTTGLLGQLDAEYAKGQS; encoded by the coding sequence ATGACCATCGACGCCGCTCGGTCCCGTCCCGCCCGGGTCCTGATCCAGCGGGCCACGCTCGGCACCGCCCTCGTGGTCGCGCTCGGCGCCTGCGGGTTCGTCAACTCCGGCGACGACGACTCGACCGAGGAGGGCGGGTCGGGCGGCAGCCTCACGGCGTACGTCAACACCGAGCAGAACACCGGCCTCGCGCCGCTGATCGAGGCGTACGAGGAGGAGACCGGCGGCACCGTCGACATCTCCTCGGCCACCACCGACGAGCTGAACCAGCAGTTGCGGGTGCAGCTGACGTCCGGCACGGCGGCGGACCTGATCAGGGTGTCGCCGGGGAACTCCAGCCCGGTCGCGGTCGGGGTGCTGGGCCGCGAGGGCGAGCTGACGGACCTGTCCGACGCGGCGTGGACGGACGAGCTGGGCGACGACACCCGCGCCCTCGCCGAGGTCGACGGGCAGGTGCTGGCCTTCCCGGTGAGCCGCAACGCCATCGTCATGGCCTACAACCGCCAGGTGTTCGAGGACGCCGGCGTCGAGGTGCCCACCACCTGGCAGGAGTTCGTCGACGCCTGCGCGGCGCTGGACGCGGCCGGCGTCACGCCCGTCGCGGCGCCGTTCCAGGGCGGCATCTTCTTCCAGTTCTGGGTCTACGCGCTGGCCGGGACGCTGGTCTACGCCGAGAACCCGGACATCGACGCGCAGCTGGCCGCCGGGGAGACCACGTTCGCCGAGAACGCGGAGTGGAACGAGGTGTTCGCCCGCATCGCCGAGCTGCGCGACGCCGGCTACCTCTCCGACGGCATGCTGGGCATCCCGGCCGACCAGGGGATGCAGTCGGTCGCGACCGGCGACGCGGCGATGGTGCTGATGGTCTCGGCCGGCCTGCCGCAGCTGCACGGCTACTCCGAGGCAGGCGCCGACGCGTTCGGCGTCTTCGCGCTGCCGGCGAACGACGACGCGGAGGCGACGATGGTCCCCGTGGCGCCGGACTTCCTGGCCGTCAACGCGGCCGCCGACCCCGAGGCGGCGCGCGGCTTCCTCGACTTCCTGGCCGAGCCGGAGAACGTCGCCGCCTACGCCAACGAGATGGGCGTGCTGCCCGGCCTGGCCACCGACGTCGAGCTGGACAGCGACGTGCTCGCGCCGATCCAGCCGCTGCTCGCGGACGGGCGTTCCGTCGCCTACGCCAACTACCTGTGGCCCAACGGCGACGTCCAGCAGACCATGCTGCAGTCCGGCCAGGAGTGGCTCGACGGCGCCCTCGACACGACCGGGCTGCTCGGCCAGCTCGACGCCGAGTACGCCAAGGGCCAGTCGTGA
- a CDS encoding carbohydrate ABC transporter permease, with protein MSAVAVRPAARRRRWTLPRAGAELGMLAVAAIFLFPFYVFLTVALKTPAELARSPLALPSDPALANFTEAWQRGDLGTAMVNSVVVTGLSVFLLVLCGSLAAYVLARRGTRLGYGTYLLFLLGLMIPLQLGMVPLYQLMRDLNLLQTYTSLIIFEIGHQLPLAVFLYAGFLRALPRDYEEAARVDGAGSLAVFRRIVFPLLRPVTGTVVILSAINIWNDFLTPLLYVGGSPQQTLPVAIFAFRGEFASQWQVIFAGMGIAIVPILVIYFLLQKYIIKGFASGIKG; from the coding sequence GTGAGCGCCGTGGCGGTGCGCCCGGCGGCCCGGCGGCGGCGGTGGACCCTGCCGCGGGCGGGCGCCGAGCTGGGCATGCTCGCCGTCGCCGCGATCTTCCTGTTCCCGTTCTACGTCTTCCTCACCGTGGCGCTCAAGACGCCGGCCGAGCTGGCCCGCTCGCCGCTGGCGCTGCCGTCGGACCCGGCGCTGGCCAACTTCACCGAGGCCTGGCAGCGCGGCGACCTCGGCACCGCGATGGTGAACTCCGTCGTGGTGACGGGGCTGTCGGTGTTCCTGCTGGTGCTGTGCGGCTCGCTGGCGGCGTACGTGCTGGCCCGGCGCGGCACCCGGCTCGGCTACGGGACGTACCTGCTGTTCCTGCTGGGCCTGATGATCCCGCTGCAGCTCGGCATGGTGCCGCTGTACCAGCTGATGCGCGACCTCAACCTGCTGCAGACGTACACCTCGCTGATCATCTTCGAGATCGGGCACCAGCTGCCGCTCGCGGTGTTCCTCTACGCCGGGTTCCTGCGCGCGCTGCCCCGCGACTACGAGGAGGCGGCGCGCGTCGACGGCGCCGGGTCGCTGGCGGTGTTCCGGCGCATCGTGTTCCCGCTGCTGCGGCCGGTGACGGGCACCGTCGTGATCCTGTCGGCCATCAACATCTGGAACGACTTCCTGACGCCGCTGCTCTACGTCGGCGGGAGCCCGCAGCAGACGCTGCCGGTGGCGATCTTCGCCTTCCGCGGGGAGTTCGCCAGCCAGTGGCAGGTGATCTTCGCCGGGATGGGGATCGCGATCGTGCCGATCCTCGTCATCTACTTCCTGCTCCAGAAGTACATCATCAAGGGCTTCGCCAGCGGCATCAAAGGCTGA
- a CDS encoding carbohydrate ABC transporter permease, which yields MTLTASPPSVDGEQRVARRRSRRASVPYLLLVPALVFYAFVVLWPTLQGAGYAFTDWAGRREAPGFVGLDNFTELFSAPAARSALRNTLVIAVSTTIVQTLVGLALALALHSALASRNLLRTMFFAPALLPPVIIGFLWQYILTPTGPLNDALGAVGLGALTQNWLGDPSVALASVIAVIIWQNAGLTMVIYLAGLEGVPPELHEAATMDGAGRWQRLRHVTLPLLVPATTISLSLTLIGSLKLFDQVYVMTGGGPGYATETLSVVMYKEAFVSGRYGYSTAIALVLTMIVFAFALLQLRALRRFEVQR from the coding sequence GTGACCCTGACCGCCAGCCCGCCGTCGGTCGACGGCGAGCAGCGGGTCGCCCGCCGCCGGTCCCGCCGGGCGAGCGTCCCGTACCTGCTGCTGGTCCCGGCGCTTGTCTTCTACGCGTTCGTGGTGCTGTGGCCGACGCTGCAGGGCGCCGGGTACGCGTTCACCGACTGGGCCGGACGGCGGGAGGCGCCGGGCTTCGTCGGGCTGGACAACTTCACCGAGCTGTTCTCGGCGCCGGCGGCCCGGTCGGCGCTGCGGAACACGCTGGTCATCGCGGTCTCGACCACCATCGTGCAGACGCTGGTGGGCCTGGCGCTCGCGCTGGCGCTGCACTCGGCGCTGGCCAGCCGGAACCTGCTGCGGACCATGTTCTTCGCCCCGGCGCTGCTGCCGCCGGTGATCATCGGGTTCCTCTGGCAGTACATCCTCACCCCGACCGGCCCGCTCAACGACGCCCTCGGCGCCGTGGGGCTGGGCGCGCTGACGCAGAACTGGCTCGGCGACCCCTCGGTGGCGCTGGCCAGCGTCATCGCCGTCATCATCTGGCAGAACGCCGGCCTCACGATGGTCATCTACCTGGCCGGGCTCGAGGGCGTGCCGCCCGAACTGCACGAGGCCGCCACGATGGACGGCGCCGGTCGCTGGCAGCGGCTGCGGCACGTGACGCTGCCACTGCTGGTGCCGGCCACCACGATCTCGCTGTCGCTGACGCTCATCGGCAGCCTCAAGCTGTTCGACCAGGTCTACGTCATGACCGGGGGCGGCCCCGGCTACGCGACCGAGACGCTCTCCGTCGTCATGTACAAGGAGGCGTTCGTGTCGGGCCGGTACGGCTACTCCACGGCCATCGCGCTGGTCCTGACGATGATCGTCTTCGCGTTCGCGCTGCTCCAGCTGCGGGCGCTGCGCCGGTTCGAGGTGCAGCGGTGA
- a CDS encoding ABC transporter ATP-binding protein, producing MTTDTRAPAGPAHAAAEPVAGLAKPGALARLLAPIRAHLVACAILSALSSASGIVPYIAVAEIARVLLDDPDGARRAIWTWVGIGAAGAGLWLVLLVQSSRIGHYADAAILHELRGRIVRHLGALPLGWFRAAGSGQVKRSMTGDLEEMHEVIAHALGQLTGAVTVMTVASAYLFVVDPPMALIVLGVLALMAVFYRISMRSMTTHMNRLIAADQRISAAGIEYADGIQVVKTFGTGGRVLRRFDDAVDEHTQAFAAWVAEVRRSSAASRLFGSELAVLAVVTAAGLAFVDRGTLAVADLVAFLVVAIGLPNSILPAVTAMQGVRKGRMGAANIERLLARAPLPEPAHPRRPDGHGVEFDRVRFSYDGVTHAVDGVSAVCRPGTVTAIVGPSGAGKTTLAGLLPRFYDVSDGAVRIGGADVRSIPSTELLASMSLVFQDVALLRDSVAENIRIGRPGASDAEVREAAVAAHVHDVIERLPSGYDTLLDAGGGSLSGGERQRLTIARAILSGAPIVVLDEATAALDPDSEAAVQDALATLAVGKTVLVIAHRLHTIADADQILVLDDGRLAERGRHDELLAGGGLYARMWAAQEGVLA from the coding sequence ATGACCACCGACACCCGCGCTCCCGCGGGGCCGGCGCACGCCGCCGCCGAGCCCGTCGCCGGCCTCGCGAAGCCGGGAGCGCTGGCCCGGCTGCTCGCGCCGATCCGGGCCCACCTCGTGGCCTGCGCGATCCTCTCGGCCCTGAGCTCGGCGTCCGGGATCGTGCCGTACATCGCCGTCGCCGAGATCGCGCGGGTGCTGCTCGACGACCCGGACGGGGCGCGGCGGGCGATCTGGACGTGGGTCGGCATCGGCGCGGCGGGCGCCGGCCTGTGGCTGGTGCTGCTCGTGCAGTCGTCGCGGATCGGCCACTACGCCGACGCCGCGATCCTGCACGAGCTGCGCGGGCGGATCGTCCGCCACCTCGGCGCGCTGCCGCTGGGCTGGTTCCGCGCCGCGGGCTCGGGCCAGGTCAAGCGGTCGATGACCGGCGACCTCGAGGAGATGCACGAGGTCATCGCGCACGCGCTCGGGCAGCTGACCGGCGCAGTCACGGTGATGACGGTCGCGAGCGCCTACCTGTTCGTGGTCGACCCGCCGATGGCGCTGATCGTGCTGGGCGTCCTCGCCCTGATGGCGGTCTTCTACCGCATCTCCATGCGCTCGATGACGACGCACATGAACCGGCTGATCGCCGCCGACCAGCGCATCAGCGCGGCCGGCATCGAGTACGCCGACGGCATCCAGGTGGTCAAGACGTTCGGCACCGGCGGGCGCGTGCTGCGCCGCTTCGACGACGCGGTCGACGAACACACCCAGGCGTTCGCGGCGTGGGTGGCCGAGGTCCGGCGCAGCTCGGCGGCGTCGCGGCTGTTCGGCTCCGAGCTGGCCGTCCTCGCCGTCGTGACGGCGGCCGGGCTGGCCTTCGTCGACCGCGGGACGCTCGCCGTCGCGGACCTCGTCGCGTTCCTCGTCGTCGCGATCGGGCTGCCGAACTCGATCCTCCCGGCCGTCACGGCCATGCAGGGCGTGCGCAAGGGGCGCATGGGCGCGGCCAACATCGAGCGGCTGCTGGCCCGGGCGCCGCTGCCGGAACCGGCGCACCCGCGCCGCCCGGACGGCCACGGTGTCGAGTTCGACCGCGTCCGCTTCTCCTACGACGGCGTGACCCACGCGGTCGACGGCGTCAGCGCGGTGTGCCGGCCGGGCACGGTCACCGCGATCGTCGGCCCGTCCGGCGCGGGCAAGACCACCCTGGCCGGCCTGCTGCCGCGGTTCTACGACGTGAGCGACGGCGCGGTGCGCATCGGCGGCGCCGACGTGCGCTCGATCCCGTCCACCGAGCTGCTGGCGTCGATGTCGCTGGTGTTCCAGGACGTCGCGCTGCTGCGCGACAGCGTCGCCGAGAACATCCGCATCGGCCGGCCCGGGGCGAGCGACGCCGAGGTCCGCGAGGCCGCCGTCGCCGCGCACGTCCACGACGTCATCGAGCGGCTGCCCAGCGGCTACGACACGCTGCTCGACGCGGGCGGCGGCAGCCTGTCCGGCGGCGAGCGGCAGCGTTTGACGATCGCGCGGGCGATCCTGTCCGGCGCGCCGATCGTGGTGCTGGACGAGGCGACCGCCGCGCTCGATCCCGACAGCGAGGCCGCCGTCCAGGACGCACTGGCCACGCTCGCCGTCGGCAAGACCGTCCTCGTCATCGCGCACCGGCTGCACACCATCGCCGACGCCGACCAGATCCTCGTCCTCGACGACGGGCGGCTGGCCGAGCGCGGCCGCCACGACGAACTGCTGGCCGGCGGCGGGCTGTACGCCCGCATGTGGGCCGCACAGGAAGGGGTGCTCGCATGA